In Rhodopirellula sp. P2, the DNA window CGCCTCCGGCCGCCACGAGCAGTGCCACTCAAGTGGTCAACTACCTGACGCGTTACCTGACCGGCGGTCCGATCAGCGACCACCGAATCACTTCGGCCAATGGTAGGGAAGTGACGTTCCTGGCCCGAGAAGGAGTGAAAGCTGGCGGGGATCGCCGGCAAGTTCCGATCACCCTGAAGACGAGCGACTTCGTTCGTCGCTGGTGTCTTCACATCCAGCCGGACCAGTTGACCAAGACACGCTACTTCGGTGGCTGGTCCAACAACCGGCAAGCGACCTATTCGGCTCGATGCCAGGAGTTGCTCGAGTCACTTGGACGCGATGTGTCAACGGTCGACGAAGCGACGTGCGAAGAGGAGCATCCCGACTTGCTGTGCGAGCACTGCGGCAGTGACCGATTGGAGCTGGTCGCTCAGACGGCGAAGCCATCTTGGAAAGAACTGATGTGGCGAGAGAGCGACAGTTGCCCGTGGTGGTATGCCGACCTGCAACGCGAATCGCATCGGAAGTTCTGGGCGGAGTCCTATGGGGAGGGATTTTACGATTGGTACAGGGAAACTCAGGTAGAAAGTGCAAAGGGAATCTTGGCGGAACCAACTCGCCGGATTCAGCTACCGCTGCCAGGATTTTCGCCAGTTCGAGACCATCATGAGTCGTATCTGATAGACTCGTTCTAGCGACCGGGAGCCTCCCGATCGCTCGGTTGCCCGCTACCCAGTGCGGCGACAAAGTTCAACGCACGATCTATCCGCAAGACAGGCGACCAAGCTCTACCGCAACGTGGAGCTTTTTCAACGCCTGCCCAGCGGATAGATCGCAATTCGTTACCCGACTGAAGATGCACATCGCAGGCTTTACGAAGATCAAGTTTCCGCGGCTTCAAAGGACGATCTCATTTCCCGGGCACTCCTAACGACCGCTGCTGTGATCTTGCTTGCGATGATAGCAATCCAACTATTGCGTCTGACCGGTCCCGGAACATTCCACGCTGACTTTTACTACATCCCGCTCAGGGAATTCGTCGATCCCGACCAACACGACGCAATGGAACAGCTCGTCATCGCTAAATACGACGCCGCTAGCAGCACATCTGCTAACCTGTGGCTGCTTGGGCTGGTGCCCGTTCTGATCTGCGTTGTGCTTGCTCGACACTGGATGCCTTTGCAAACAACCGAAAGCCAAAGCGACGGGTAACCATCGCGTGAACCGGAGAACGCGAGCTGAGCGAATTGGCCGTTAGAAACTTTCCCTCGCGTTCCCGGTTACGCGTGACGTTCGTCGATGAAGTGAACCATTTCACTTGGCTACCGTCTAAGTTTGAAACAGCCGCAATTTTGGAAGACGGAACCACATGCCGCAGCTCACATCACAATCGGACGTTCGCGGAGCTCGAAATCTACGATTCTGCTATCTCTGCGGATCAGAATTACAAAGTCGCAAGGACCGCCACCCAGACCATGTCCCTCCCAAGGCTATCTTCGCAATCGAAGACCGTGACTTTCCACTGAAGGTTGCTTCTTGCTTTAGATGCAACAATAGCTGTTCACCAACTGACGAAGTGATTGGCCAACTTGTTGCCGTATCTCACGGGCAATTTCCGGATGATGACAATGTTGCAATCAACTTTCAGCAGTACGACGTCAACGGACTTGAGACTCCGTTTCTAGCGACAATTGGTACGAACATCGAATATCAGATCAAGCGATGGACCCGAGGTTTCCATGCCGCTCTTTATGCTGAGTTTCTGCCTGACGATACTCCAACCGCAGTGCATCCTCCTTTTCCACACGGACAGCGAACCGATGATGGTTTCACCATCAAAGAGGTTCTCGACCAACAATACCTGTTCGTCGATTTGATCAAGAAGAACCGAGCTGCGGGATGCATCGATCAGATTGTGAGCAACAATGGCAAGATGCGATATGAATGTGTATGGATTCAGATGGATCACGGCCCCTGGTGTAGTGTATTCGCGCTGCAGCTCTACGATTGGGTTAAATTAGCCGATACAAACTTCACAAGACGCGGGTGCACGGGTTGGTATCATCCACAATCTGGATTGCCTGAGCGTGCAACCACTGGAACGAACCTTGAGTTCGCGTTTTCAAATGAAGACCTGCTCGACGCTTTTGGGCCATGACAGGCACGACGAACCATGCGTTGGACCGAAGCACCGCATGACGCGTTTACAAATGGAATCCACATTGGCGGTGCTCGGTCAACGCCGCCGTTATTCGATTGACTCATGCTCGTATCGGCGTACGAATCACTGCGACATGTGGGGCTCGATCCAATGCTCGTTCAGCATTCGATTCAGGTCGCGAGCAGCGTAGATTCCGTGCTCGCTTGCCGGTTCGAATTGTGCCCCAGGTTGCGGCTCGATCATCCGCGCAACTTGCCGCGCCAACGTCGCAAACCTGATACGATGAATTCCGAACCACGCAATTGTTTCGACGTCTTCCAGGATCGTGGTGCGCTCGCTCCTGCACCGGTCACGCGTGAACGAATAACCATTGCGTGCACACTGAGCGGTGGTGGAGACCAACCTCACTTTCCAATCACACTGACCGCCACCGCCAGGTGACGCTCACCGTTCCCCGACTGAAGAATGATGCTCTTTCTGCGAATCCTCGCCGTTGCCGCTGTGGTCTGCATTCGCCCTTGCGATGGAGACGATACATCCGTCCCTCGGTACGAAGCGCTCGCCCTGGTCGTTCAGGCCGCGCACACGACAGATCTTCCTGCAATTGACCGTGTTGAGGTTTTTGCATTGTCGTTTGCAGAGGAAGACGGCGATGCCCCTCCCGAGTCCGAAGTGTTTCTCGTGCGTCCCGCACCACCAGATGCACTCAATGATTCCGTGGCTCTTGCTTCTTCAGAGATCGCGGTACGCTCGCATGCCTCACGATCCCTCGTCGGCGTAGACGCCAAGCGGATTGCTGATGATTGGCGGTCGCTGACCTTTGAACCAAACGGTGCATTCTGTCATGTCCCGACGTACGGACTTCGGTTCTTTCGTGACGACAAGCTCATGTTTAGCGTCTCAGTCTGTTGGAAATGTCACAATTTCTACATACCCGCGATAGATTCACAAACTGGTCGGCCGTCCGTTATGCTGTACGGGTTCGACGACAATGCCGCTGCCAAGAAACTACTAAACGATCTTCGGCGATTGGTCCCGCACCCGAATATTCGACTTCCTCGCCTTCGATGAGTGGTCCAGTAAGCGGGGAACCAGACGATGCACGTGAGCCGCCGAGCTGAGTTAATTGAAGTGGTGAGTCGTTCGCGGCGGCCACGTGATCGTTACCGTTCGTCGAGGTGGCAGCACACGATGATTCGCTTTTCGCTCCTCTCATTGACGTTCGCGATCCTGATCGGTTGTGACGACTCACGTAGCTCGCGACTGGTCCAATCGCTGCCCCAAATGCATGCAGCAAATATCACATCTGAGCTAAAAGATCGTGACTCGATCATGTTCCAGTCGTGGGCGGGGCTCCATCAGGGTTTCGACTCCGACACACACGTCACGCTATACAAAGGCGGAAAGGCCGATATCACGTACAGTGGATATGGTGTCCAGCAGGTTGTGGGTACGTGGGGCCTGAACGGCGACGAAATTGTGCTCGATGCGCCGATCTCAACTCTTGGTGAAATGCCCGGCGCTGCCGATTGGCCTCCGATGCAGCTCTTTCAGGGCGGTGGTAGACTATTTTTGTCGCCAACTCGGAAGACCGACGCGTTACGTTATGGAGACGATGACGCTTGGCCGCTGGGTGAGCTTTATTCAACAGTAAATGACGCGACGAACCATGCGATGCAACGGAGCCGGGCTTGCATGGTTTCACGAATTGAAAATCAACTCTCCCGGCCCGCTGATCGCGGACGTTATTGCGACGAATTGGTAGACTGATCGACGACGCTTGAACCGCTTCGCACATGGATGCCTTGCATCGCGTCCTTTGGTTGATCGCGAATCGCTTGACGGAACATGCTGGTTGGAACGCGACGCTGCGCACCTGCACCCGAGTTGGCTCTCAAGCTTCTCTCGTTGGCTTCACGGTTGATTGGCAATCACCGGTCACCCATCATTGCATTCGCAACGCCACTCGATCATTCCATCACAGGTCATCTTCTCGACTTGGTTGGCTTTGCATCGTTTCCAGCTTTGTTGTTTCGCCATCCGGCCTGTCGTACAATTTCACCTCATCTGACGGGGCCCGGCCATTCCGTCCCGCACGCAATAACCAATGCATGCTGCGGAGTGGCGGTGGAGACCAACAACAAGTGGAAGTCTCGTTTCCGCCACCACGCAGATGCTTCCCGTTCACCGAATTGAAATGGATACTGACGACAAACAGTTGCTTCTTGCCGAATACCTCGCTGAGTTTCGCAATTGGACCTACGACGTACTCGTGTTAGAAATCGATCGAACACGGAAGGCGCACGATTGCCTTAGGCACACGGAGGGCGTATTCGACGACGGCACTGAATACCAAATAGAATTCAACGTCTTCTGGGATGACAAACGGGGCGGCAACGTACGCGTCTGCGCCGACATAACCACCGCGCCGCAACGTCCGCTGCTCGGGTTCCTCCCGGTATACACGCCCGACGCGACGGACTCGTTCATCATGGCTCCCGATGGCACCTTTGTGGGGGAATGATTCCGTTTACTGTGCGTTGTCATGCTAGAATCTGGTGTCTGCCGTGAGCCCCGCTACCCGGACGGCGAACCATCCGATGCAACCGAGCGGCGAAGTTGGGCGTTTTGAAATGGATGATCAACCGTCGCCGCCGGCTGATCGGTAACGTTCCCCGCCAGAAGATGCGCTAACAATTGGCGATGTTCATCCGATTCGTAACCAACCAACTCGACGCTGACACCGAACAACCGCTGGGCATCTTTGGTGCTGCATACCGATTGCTCGACGATGAACGTATTCCCGATTATTCTCGCACCGAGATCCGCATGACGCTCGACTGGTTCAAGTCGAATCTTCCGATCCCAGATCGATTCGTTCGCTCTAGGAAGCCTCACCGGCAAGACGACGGGATCTGTTGGTTTAAAATGCAAGCCACCGAATGCATGCGACACATCCGCTACCTCGTAATGCTGGTCTCCGAGCATGAAATATCTGTTCGTGAATTGATTACGGATACGCCCGGCTATATGATCTACGAAGATGAGTCACAGGTTGTTGCTAGGCCATTCTCGTCGACGCCTCAGTAGTGGCAGCCATGAAAAGCGGGGAACCATAAAATGCACGGGAGAACGGGTGGTCCGTTTTCTCGTCTGCTTGCAGGTCGTCCGCCCGTCCCCCGTGAATTCTACCGTTATTGGATAGAGCTGATCGAACCTCACGCAATCCAGTTTTCCGTAAGATCATTGCTTGCCGCAATAACCTGCATTGCGGCATTGATGATGCTCTTTCGATATGCTCCCGCTTTGGGCATTTTTATAGCGATGTGCCTGCCGCTTTGCGTTGCATTCTGGCTGAGACGCCAAGTCCTCGCTACGCCTGTACTACGGCGGATGATTGTCCGGCTTCCGCTGTTTGTCGTAATGTTTGGGGCGTTCTACTGTGCGATGCTCGGTCCGTTTACGACTCTGATCTCCATGACGGAATTGCGATCGGATAGCGGACCGCCTGGTGTCGCGACTATCGCTGTTTACGCTCCGCTTATCATGCTATGCGACGTTGCCCCACCTGCACGTGAGCACGTGACGGAGTATCTTGATTGGTGGGGTGACGTCCCATAGTACCAATAACCAATAAGGATTTGACTTCGCGTGGATGCGACGGTTGAGTCACTTTCTCTTTTCTGTTGCTTCGTTCGTCGCGGTTCAAAACGCGTCGTCTAGCCGAAGCTCAAGCCCTCTGTTCAAGATGCCCGGTGATGAACGCCGAACGGCCCGCCTGTTCTCCCTTGGACTTTGCTTCTGATTCCTGCCCTCCGGTAAAGGCTCTGGTTCGTTCCAATTGCAACTCTTCGGTGGTTGGCCACTTGCTCGGACCCTGGTTGTGCTGGTTCGGCCGTGAATGGCATCGATTGAGATTCACTGCCCGGTGGTTTTGAGGCAAGAGATTGCTGTCGCGACATATCTTCCCCCTTCGCCCTCCTGAAGACGCTCGAATTCGTTCGGTCATTTCACTTCCCTGGTTCATGCGTTAAGCAGTTCGGCAGGAGTCTTTCAGCATTTTGAATGTTTTGGGCAGCGTCGTTGCTCCCACGTACAACCGTGGCTAACGCCAACGGCTCACATACCCGATGACACCTGCGTACCTGCTTAGAAAGTGCAAAGGAACACGAGCAGGAACGCTCACCATCGATTCAACTGTCCTTGCCCGGCCTTGCCGCTTCCCGGCCATACCAAGAATCGTATCTGGTAGACTCTTTCTAGCGAATCAGAAGTCCTGATTCGCTTCCCCACCCAACCCAGTGCGGCGACAAAGTTCAACGCACAATCGATGCTTGCACCTCCCTCGATCGCGTTTCGTTCATCCGACTCGGAACGAACTTATGAAGTTTTCATTGCGCTCAGTTCTAGTTGTCGTTTTCTTGGTAGCGTTGTGCTGTCCATTTGTCGTGCGACACCTCCAGCACAAGGCCAAACTGACAGCCAACATGCAGGAATACGCGGTCGCATGTGCGATCACCCACTATCTGTCTACGCATGATCTTCAATGGCCGGAAAATTGGGAGCAGCTGGAACCCAGCTTCGTCGCTGAGGTTGGAAATGAATCGCCATGGTCCTTCAGAGAACTTCAGAATCGCGTCTCGGTCCGATTCGATGTTGATCAATCCGAATTGATTGCCTGCAGCCGCGTTGCAAATGTTTCCGTTAATTTCGTCGGGATCAAGACTCCCGACGATCGAGTGAACATTTTCCAACCCAATCAGTTCATCCTGGACTATGTGCGCTTCCACCTTGAAAATGCCGATCGTGAATAGACACGCGTTGAACGCGGACTGGGTACTTGCCAACGATGTGAGATTCGGAGTCGGCGACCGCGGACAAACAAGATATTTCCAAGGTGGAACTCGAATTCTACGATTCGCAGCGATTTTGATTAGGCTACGGGTCGCAAACTGCAACGTTCCCTCCCTGAGCGGAGATCCTGCGGCTTTGCTGAAACCTCCCCTCGTTTCGCTGGCCCTTCTGGAGTGAGGGGGGGGATGAGAAATGCCAGGTAATACGGGGCTTCCACACCGCGGGATCTCGGCAGGGAGGGAGAGAACTTCGGCGTTGGAAGTGTTTTGGCAAACGCCAGTGCTCCCACGAACAACCAGGGCGAACGCCCAATGGCTCACATGGTGCTTCCCGATCATTCCTGACCAACTGCTTAGCTTTCCTGCATGAATCCACTGAAACGGTTGAACCGCCCCCGAAATTCTCGAGTGCATCCTGACGCGCACATGACATGGGCCTCGCGGAGCATTTCCACGACGGTCACCCGAACCGGACTGTATCTCCAAAAGCAGCTTTGGATTTGGCCAATCGTTGCTGTCGTGGTGTTGTCGACCATTGGCTATTTCATGGGCAATGCGATTGAAACAACGATCAAAGGCAACGTCAGCTCAGGGATGCAAACGCTGGTCGATCTGGAAGCCGAAATGTTGACCAAGTGGTTCAGCGTTCAGGAGTCCGCGGCCGAGGCCGTGGCCAACGACGCCACCGTGCGACGAACGGTGTACCAGTTGTTTCAGCCAGATCAACCTGTTTCCCCCACCGCATCCCCCACCGACCCGCACAAGGAACTCGCGGCTGAGTTAGGTCCCGCGATGTCGGCACACGACTTCGATAGTTATCTCTTGGTGGACAAGTCCAAACGAATCGTCTCGGCAACCCACGCGGCCTTGGTGGGGGAGCAAGGGATTTCCGAATACGAACCATTCCTGGATCGGGCATTGGCGGGGGAAGCTTTCGTCTCCCCACCGTTCCCCAGCGTGGTGATGATGAAGGACACGGATGGGCAATCCCGAATGGGCGTCCCGACCATGTATGTCTGCGCCCCCATTCGCGACCCATCTTTTCAAGTCGTGGGAGTGCTTGCGTTGCAGATTCGTCCCGAGCGCGAGTTCATTCCGATCCTTCAGCTTGGCCGGACGGGTGCCTCGGGTGAAACCTATGCCTTCAATGAAGACGGCATCATGATCAGCAACAGTCGCTTCGACGAAGAGCTGATCCTGCTGGGTCTGTTGCCGGACCAACCCCATTCGCATTCGATCCTGCAGATGTCCGTGCGTGACCCCGGTGCCGATATGACGCGAGGTTTTCGCCCTGACCGCCGCCGGTCTCAGTTGCCTCTGACGACCATGGCAGCCGATGCGATCGCAGGCAATTCTGGCCTGAACGTTGACGGCTACCGGGACTACCGGGGAGTGAACGTGATCGGCGCTTGGCGGTGGTTGCCAAAGTACAAAATGGGCGTCGCGATTGAAGTCGATGCCGAGCAAGCGTTTCGACCGATCGTGATCTTGCAACGAACGTTCTTGACGATCTTCATTCTGTTGCTGTTGTGCGCCATCGTGATTTTCGCGTTCACCCTGATCGTCGCTCGGCTGCAACGTCAATCGCGTGAAGCGGTGATCGAAGCCCAGCAACTCGGCCAATACACGCTGGATCAAAAGCTGGGCGAGGGCGCGATGGGGGTTGTGTACAAAGGCCACCATTCAATGCTGCGGCGTCCCACCGCGATCAAGCTGCTGCATGCCGACAAAGTGAACGACATGTCGATCGCTCGGTTCGAACGGGAGGTGCAGATCACCTGCCAATTGAACCACGCCAATACGATCGCGATCTACGACTACGGCCGCACGCCCGAAGGAGTGTTCTACTATGCCATGGAATACCTGGACGGCATCGACCTTCAGGACCTCATCGACAAGTACGGAACCCAGTCCGAAGCCCGCGTGATTCACATTCTGTTGCAGATCTGTGGGTCCCTGTTCGAGGCTCATTCGCAGGGTTTGGTCCATCGCGATATTAAGCCCGCCAATGTGATGTTGAATCGCCGCGGCTGTGAACCCGATGTGGTGAAAGTCCTGGACTTTGGTTTGGTCAAGGCGGTCGATCACACCGAGGGATCGTCTGCAACTGATGGAAGTTCGATGTCGGGGACGCCGTTGTACATGTCGCCTGAATCCATCCAGGCGCCGATGACCGTTGACGCTTGCAGTGACATCTACGCCGTCGGTGCCGTTGGCTACTTCCTGCTGACGGGCAAACCTGTGTTCGAAGCGGCCAATTTGGTCGACCTGTGTCAAAAGCACATTGAAGAATCGCCAGTCCCGCCGACCAAACGCAGCAACGTCCAAGTATCCAGCCAACTCGAAGACGCGATCATGGGATGCTTGGAAAAGTCACGTGCAAAGCGTCCGCAAACCGCGCGTGACCTCGGCGTCCTGATCTCGAAATGTGCAGCCGCGAGCCAATGGACGATCGAGGACGCCGATCGATGGTGGGGGCGGCACGAACGCGGGTCAGAGAGCAAGGCATCGATCACTCCGACACCTGGGTCGTCGTCTACCGAGTCGGCTGCGATGGATGCCACGATGGACCAGTCGTTCCACGAACCACCGAACGAGGCCGTCTAAATCGGCAAACGCCGCCCTGGGTTGCAACTCCGAGCCCGCCCCATTTTGAAGCTTGAACTTCGCAATCCTCCCCATCTCATCGCTCGCCACCTGTCGCCGCTCGGCGGCTTGTCGAGGTAGGTGGTCCGAACAACCGCGAAGCAGTGGCAATCGGAAGCAAGCAGCTCTAAGATAGCCCCAGGCATCGCCTGGGGTTTCGTTACGGAGATTCCGACACCAGCCCCAACGGGGCGGACCTAAGAAAGACTCCCCAAAACCCGCTAGGACCGCCCCCGTTGGGGCTTTGTAATCTTGGTCCCGCCACAACCCAGGGCGTTGCCCTGGGCTGGCATAGGGCTGCCCCGTTGGGGCGAAGTCGAGGAACAAAACCTGCGCAGTCCAAAGCGGTGTCAACACCAACCTTTTGACAGCCCAGCGTTCGCCCCGGTTGCGTGTGAAAACCGTGGCGAACGCCCAAACGGCTCACATACCCGATGACACCTGCGTACCTGCTTCGTCCCCGGCTACCATCTGACATCCCGACCGAGAGGAAGTAAAACTGAAATTGGTGGCTCCACGCCATGAAGCGAGACGGCAGTTCGCTGAATTATCAGTCGGCCCCAACCAGTCGGAGTATTCTTGGTGATCTTCGCCATTGATCCGCACGCCGCGTCATGGCCCAAGTTGCCGCGATCATGTCTCGATGGCAAACCGCAAATCCGTTCCTATTCACTGAAAGATCATTTTGATGGGTTGGTTGAAAACGTTTGTTCCCGGCTTCATCACCCTCGCCGTCCTGTGCTCCGTTGCAACCGCAGCCGAAAAGCCCAACGTCGTTTTGATCTTGGTGGATGACCTCGGATACGGCGACTTGTCGAGCTTTGGAGCGGATGACCTTCACACACCGCACATCGACCAATTGATGTCACGTGGGATGCGTTTCGACCAGTTCTACGCGAACTGCACGGTGTGTTCTCCAACTCGAGCCTCTTTGTTGACCGGGTGCTATCCAGATCGGGTGGGGGTTCCCGGTGTCATTCGCCAGCAGAAACGCAACAGTTGGGGCTACCTCGATCCGAATGCCACCACGCTTCCACAATTGCTGAAGACAGTGGGTTACCACACCGGCATGGTCGGCAAGTGGCACCTGGGTTTCGAGACCCCGAACATTCCCAACGCACGTGGGTTTGATTTCTTCCACGGCTTCCTCGGCGACATGATGGACGACTATTGGTCGCACCTGCGTGGTGGGAAAAACTGGATGCGACGCAACCAGGAAGTGATCGCCCCGGAGGGCCACGCGACCGATTTGTTCACACAATGGTCGATCGATTACATCCAAGAACGCAGCCGACAAGACCAGCCATTCTTTCTGTATCTGGCTTACAACGCGCCCCACTTCCCGATTCAGCCGCCCGAGGATTGGCTCACCCAGGTGAAGGCTCGTGAACCACAACTGAGTGCCGCTCGAGCCGCCAATGTGGCCTTCATTG includes these proteins:
- a CDS encoding serine/threonine protein kinase encodes the protein MNPLKRLNRPRNSRVHPDAHMTWASRSISTTVTRTGLYLQKQLWIWPIVAVVVLSTIGYFMGNAIETTIKGNVSSGMQTLVDLEAEMLTKWFSVQESAAEAVANDATVRRTVYQLFQPDQPVSPTASPTDPHKELAAELGPAMSAHDFDSYLLVDKSKRIVSATHAALVGEQGISEYEPFLDRALAGEAFVSPPFPSVVMMKDTDGQSRMGVPTMYVCAPIRDPSFQVVGVLALQIRPEREFIPILQLGRTGASGETYAFNEDGIMISNSRFDEELILLGLLPDQPHSHSILQMSVRDPGADMTRGFRPDRRRSQLPLTTMAADAIAGNSGLNVDGYRDYRGVNVIGAWRWLPKYKMGVAIEVDAEQAFRPIVILQRTFLTIFILLLLCAIVIFAFTLIVARLQRQSREAVIEAQQLGQYTLDQKLGEGAMGVVYKGHHSMLRRPTAIKLLHADKVNDMSIARFEREVQITCQLNHANTIAIYDYGRTPEGVFYYAMEYLDGIDLQDLIDKYGTQSEARVIHILLQICGSLFEAHSQGLVHRDIKPANVMLNRRGCEPDVVKVLDFGLVKAVDHTEGSSATDGSSMSGTPLYMSPESIQAPMTVDACSDIYAVGAVGYFLLTGKPVFEAANLVDLCQKHIEESPVPPTKRSNVQVSSQLEDAIMGCLEKSRAKRPQTARDLGVLISKCAAASQWTIEDADRWWGRHERGSESKASITPTPGSSSTESAAMDATMDQSFHEPPNEAV
- a CDS encoding sulfatase family protein, translating into MGWLKTFVPGFITLAVLCSVATAAEKPNVVLILVDDLGYGDLSSFGADDLHTPHIDQLMSRGMRFDQFYANCTVCSPTRASLLTGCYPDRVGVPGVIRQQKRNSWGYLDPNATTLPQLLKTVGYHTGMVGKWHLGFETPNIPNARGFDFFHGFLGDMMDDYWSHLRGGKNWMRRNQEVIAPEGHATDLFTQWSIDYIQERSRQDQPFFLYLAYNAPHFPIQPPEDWLTQVKAREPQLSAARAANVAFIEHLDDGIGKVVASIEAAGIEDNTIILFSSDNGGSIPHAQSNGQLRGGKQDHWEGGIRVPTCVVWPGKIPPQRSNAIGMTMDFLPTLCEIAGAKVRFPIDGRSLTDIWLRGGSGDPERTLVWVRREGNDRYQGRAYYAIRKGPWKLQQSSPFEPMVLVNLDHDPLEKAPQPASNAIARGLREELMLHLQRAGAVPWQP